One Phaseolus vulgaris cultivar G19833 chromosome 4, P. vulgaris v2.0, whole genome shotgun sequence DNA window includes the following coding sequences:
- the LOC137838679 gene encoding uncharacterized protein yields MVSGYEGQQPSSTAFVKLKAYLASPPVLCKPQTGTPLRLYFAVTERAVSSVLVQEQDQVQRPIYFVSKVLQGPEVRYQALEKAALAVVFSGRRLRHYFHSFTVVVMTDLPIQKVLKKPDVAGRMVKWAVELSEFDIRYEPRGPIKGQVFADFVVELSSGAASPEGLVFQWVLSVDGSSNQQGSGAGVILEGPNGVLIEQSLRFAFKASNNQAEYEALIAGMLLAREMGARRLMAKTDSLLVTGQVTGEFQAKDPQMAVYLEYVRTREASFTAFELIHVPREQNARADLLAKLASSGKGGRQRTVIQETLKVPRAFVTDNQVLQVCRSRERIAISHRSLTQETLRAPRVRARPMASNEVMEVDAAGRVDTWITPYQRYLADGVLPPEPAEAKRIKKSSSKFTLIDGDLFKFGFTHPVLVCVHGEQCTRLMSELHEGICGSHVGGRALVGRVLRAGYYWPTLREDCVGYAQRCKQCQQHADWHKAPPEELRSIHSPWSFHTWGIDILGPFPLAIRQMKFLIVAIEYFTKWVEAEPVA; encoded by the exons atggtcagtggttatgag gggcagcaaccatcttcaacagcgTTCGTTAAGCTGAAAGCGTATCTGGCTAGCCCGCCGGTGCTGTGCAAGCCACAGACGGGCACCCCTCTCCGTTTGTACTTTGCTGTAACGGAGAGGGCGGTCAGTTCAGttctggtccaggagcaggaccaggtcCAGagacctatttattttgtgagcaaggtgctgcaaggccctgaggTAAGGTACCAGGCTCTGGAGAAGGCAGCCCTGGCAGTGGTGTTCTCAGGGAGAAGGCTGCgtcactacttccacagcttcacggtggtggtgatgactgatctgccaatccagaaggtgctgaaaaagcccgatgtggcgggaaggatggtgaagtgggctgTAGAATTATCCGAGTTTGACATCCGATAcgaaccccgaggaccgatcaaggggcaggtgtttgCGGACTTCGTCGTTGAATTGTCATCGGGCGCTGCATCGCCAGAGGGATTGGTCTTCCAATGGGTCTTATCGGTGGACGGATCCTCAAACCAGCAGGGGAGTGGCGCGGGGGTCATTCTGGAAGGCCCGAACGGggtgctgatcgagcagtccctgcgtttcgccttcaaagccagcaacaaccaggcggagtacgaggccctgatcgcCGGGATGTTGCTCGCAAGGGAGATGGGTGCGAGAAGGTTAATGGCCAAAACCGATTCCCTGTTGGTCACTGGGCAGGTAACGGGagagttccaggccaaagacccgcagatggctGTGTACCTCGAGTACGTGCGCACCCGTGAGGCATCCTTTACGGCGTTTGAGTTGATTCACGTGCCGAGagaacaaaatgccagagctgacttGCTCGCCAAGCTAGCCAGctcgggcaaggggggaaggcagaggaccgtcatccAGGAGACGTTAAAGGTGCCTCGCGCGTTCGTAACAGACAACCAGGTGTTGCAAGTGTGCAGATCAAGGGAGCGTATAGCGATCAGTCATCGGTCCCTCACTCAAGAAACCttaagagcaccgagggtgagggCGCGACCGATGGCATCCAATGAGGTGATGGAAGTTGACGCCGCTGGAAGGGttgacacgtggataacaccaTACCAGCGGTATTTGGCAGATGGGGTGCTTCCGCCGGAGccggcagaggcaaaaaggataaagaagaGCTCAAGCAAATTCACCCTCATCGATGGGGATCTCTTCAAGTTTGGGTTCACCCATCCGGTGTTAGTGTGTGTGCACGGAGAGCAGTGCACGAGGCTTATGTCGGAGCTCCACGAGGGAATATGTGGGAGCCACGTCGGTGGTCGCGCCCTGGTAGGTAGAGTCCTTCGTGCAGGGTATTATTGGCCAACGCTGAGGGAAGATTGCGTGGGCTACGCCCAGCgatgcaagcaatgccagcaacatgcagattggcacaaggcgcctcccgaagaGCTGAGGTCGATTCACAGCCCATGGTcgttccacacgtggggaatcgacatcttggggccttttcccctggcgatcaggcagatgaagtttctgatcgttgccatcgaatatttcacgaagtgggtggaggcagagccggTAGCGTAG
- the LOC137838680 gene encoding uncharacterized protein: protein MIPVEIQENSPRFLGFVAKKSNEERKVNLDLLDEVREEARVSAEAVRRRVERRHNSKVRLRQFQEGNLVMRKAHQHEIGNKLSPKWTGPFRVVETLENGAYQLEALDGGAIPRTWNATHLKLYFS from the coding sequence atgattcccgtggagatacaAGAAAACTCACCAAGATTTCTGGGCTTCGTGGCTAAGAAGTCCAAtgaggaaagaaaggtgaacttAGACCTCttggacgaagtgcgagaagaagccagggtcagtgctgaagctgtaAGGAGAAGGGTGGAACGAAGGCACAATTCCAAGGTGAGGCTGAGGCAGTTCCAGGAAGgaaatctggtgatgaggaaagcacATCAGCACGAGATAGGAAATAAgctgtcccccaagtggacaggcccgttcAGAGTGGTGGAGACGCTGGAGAATGGCGCTTATCAGCTGGAGGCCCTGGATGGAGGGGCGATCCCCAGGAcatggaacgccacgcacctgaagctCTATTTTAGCTGA
- the LOC137838681 gene encoding uncharacterized protein encodes MTSDKERRQRLLALARSRQAAGAPTEVEATAEPLRASPISVAPAEGRETRGDKKRRRLVKAPTTVITVEEESSGSPLVQRKRKGTEGPEGDASPLPQAHASPERPPSPAPLSSPPPAKSPPPTQAAGSGIVRSEETPHPLPSPRPQDSATTTEGGGESSFRVTGPSAEGLPKVLRLTKQLLQNQELIKWSSSELDLHLARQMVLSLEFSTRHRRLEKLEGRVKELLGQQESLQSDYEALQDTNSMLKKMLEETQMARVQQIQETIKTEMLMGDAVATLDSQLMETTGKAVQLKAETTYMRQQNANLTEALATSDQKQDAESTIATLTTEKAVLEADKAGFESEKAKLWEEAADTFTEGFDFAIEQLKCAFPEVDRSQLSINFEVVDGKIVRP; translated from the coding sequence ATGACTTCTGACAAAGAGAGGCGGCAAAGGCTGCTTGCCCTAGCCAGGAGCCGACAGGCTGCTGGGGCCCCTACCGAAGTGGAGGCGACCGCCGAGCCTCTTCGCGCTTCCCccatctcggtcgcgccagctgaagggcGTGAAACTAGGGGTGACAAGAAGAGGAGACGGTTGGTGAAGGCCCCTACTACCGTCATAACCGTTGAGGAGGAGAGCTCCGGGTCCCCTTTAGTCCAACGGAAAAGGAAAGGAACCGAGGGCCCTGAAGGCGATGCCAGCCCGCTTCCTCAGGCTCATGCATCCCCCGAGCGCCCACCATCACCAGCCCCCCTTTCCTCCCCACCCCCAGCAAAGTCACCCCCACCTACCCAAGCAGCTGGGAGTGGGATCGTGCGTTCAGAGGAGACCCCTCACCCTCTGCCATCACCGCGCCCCCAAGACTCCGCCACCACCACTGAGGGTGGTGGAGAGAGCTCCTTCCGAGTGACGGGCCCCAGCGCCGAGGGACTTCCCAAGGTTCTCCGCCTGACCAAGCAGCTGCTGCAAAACCAAGAGCTGATCAAGTGGAGCTCCAGTGAGTTGGACCTTCATCTGGCCCGTCAGATGGTGCTTTCGCTGGAATTTTCCACGCGGCATCGCCGCCTCGAGAAGCTAGAGGGTAGGGTGAAGGAACTGCTTGGCCAACAGGAGTCGCTGCAAAGTGACTATGAGGCTTTGCAAGACACCAACAGCATGCTGAAAAAGATGTTGGAGGAGACCCAAATGGCGCGCGTCCAACAAATACAAGAAACTATCAAAACTGAGATGCTAATGGGGGACGCCGTCGCCACTCTCGACTCCCAGCTGATGGAGACGACGGGTAAGGCCGTCCAACTCAAGGCTGAGACCACTTACATGCGTCAACAAAACGCAAACCTGACGGAGGCCCTCGCCACGAGCGATCAGAAACAAGATGCCGAGTCAACCATTGCCACCTTGACCACCGAGAAGGCCGTGCTCGAGGCCGACAAAGCTGGGTTTGAATCTGAGAAGGCCAAACTATGGGAGGAGGCGGCCGATACCTTTACTGAAGGCTTTGACTTTGCTATCGAGCAACTCAAGTGCGCCTTCCCAGAGGTAGATCGCTCCCAACTATCCATAAATTTcgaggtggtggatggcaagatTGTCCGCCCTTGA